A window of Bradyrhizobium sp. AZCC 1610 contains these coding sequences:
- a CDS encoding Isoquinoline 1-oxidoreductase subunit has protein sequence MKSELRVQLVVAVVTVATSVLTGYAVSETAPQSLASPESFASISDTDARSAAMFTELGKVLTHPRCTNCHPASDRPRQGDEGRLHQPPVTRGADGNGLPTMRCSICHKHANFEPGRMPGHPEWHLAPREMAWEGKTVAEICAQLKDPARNGGRKLEELIHHIGEDTLVGWAWAPGGTRSPVPGTQKQAGALVEAWVKTGAACPAQ, from the coding sequence ATGAAATCGGAATTGCGGGTTCAGCTTGTGGTCGCCGTCGTGACAGTCGCGACGAGTGTGCTCACCGGCTACGCCGTTTCCGAGACCGCGCCGCAATCGCTTGCAAGCCCGGAAAGCTTTGCGTCGATATCGGATACGGACGCACGATCGGCGGCCATGTTCACCGAGCTTGGCAAGGTGCTGACCCATCCGCGCTGCACCAATTGCCATCCAGCGAGCGACAGGCCGCGGCAGGGCGACGAGGGCCGGCTGCACCAGCCGCCGGTGACGCGCGGCGCGGACGGCAATGGCCTTCCGACGATGCGCTGCTCGATTTGCCACAAGCATGCGAACTTCGAACCCGGCCGCATGCCGGGCCATCCGGAATGGCACCTCGCACCGCGCGAAATGGCGTGGGAGGGCAAGACGGTTGCCGAAATCTGCGCACAGCTCAAGGATCCCGCACGCAACGGTGGACGCAAACTCGAGGAACTCATCCATCACATCGGTGAAGATACGCTGGTCGGTTGGGCCTGGGCTCCGGGCGGGACGCGCAGCCCCGTGCCCGGCACGCAGAAGCAGGCCGGCGCCCTGGTCGAGGCGTGGGTGAAGACCGGAGCGGCCTGTCCTGCGCAGTAA
- a CDS encoding xanthine dehydrogenase family protein molybdopterin-binding subunit — protein MNQPAPAPSPPALPVSLAANPRLSLWVKFSSTGQVAISPGKVEIGQGIVTALAQIAADELDIDLSRVQMVRASTASSPNEGVTSGSLSIQQSGRALRHACAEVRRIFLQQAAERLGVDIDALDIEDGTISGPGNVRTSYWELAEEVSLDRDATPGATPKIASRRALAGNSIQRIDIPDKVLGRPRFIHDHALAGMLHGRVLRPENTRAKLTELKEDGARTVAGLVAVVRDGSFAGVVSETEHGAEAALDALCKGASWSDGEPLPDENDLASFLKAQPSESTTISKKTAASPGTAARTVRRQYTRPYIAHASIAPSCAMAQWSSDRVRVWTHSQGVYLLRADLALVLKLPVENITVEHMEGAGCYGHNAADDVALDAVLLARSAGGRPVRVQWSRHGEMSDAPFGAAMAIEIEADLDAQGEIIDWRHSIWGNGHVARPGRAALPALLAGFELADPFPRMVSTNPPQANGGGSDRNSVPLYDFPSWRIESYRLATMPIRTSALRTLGAQGNVFAIESILDEIAAERGEDPVAFRLRYLRDEWAKDVIRAVAARAKWKPEKQPGIGHGVAFARYKNTGAYCAAIAEIEGAEEICVRKLTLAVDVGEAINPDGVINQIEGGAIQATSWVLKERVRFDRQRITSTSWTEYPILRFSEVPDVEVEVIQRPDIDPVGAGEAAHGPVTSAIANAVFDALGVRVRDLPITRDRIIAAMELTS, from the coding sequence ATGAACCAGCCGGCGCCCGCTCCCTCCCCGCCCGCATTGCCGGTAAGCCTTGCAGCGAACCCGAGGCTGTCGTTGTGGGTGAAGTTCTCAAGCACCGGACAGGTAGCGATCTCGCCGGGCAAGGTGGAGATCGGGCAAGGCATTGTCACGGCATTGGCACAGATCGCCGCCGACGAGCTCGATATCGATCTGTCGCGCGTGCAGATGGTCCGCGCGTCGACGGCAAGTAGCCCCAACGAAGGCGTCACATCGGGCAGTCTCTCCATCCAGCAGTCGGGCCGAGCGTTGCGCCATGCCTGTGCCGAGGTCCGCCGGATCTTTCTTCAGCAGGCGGCGGAACGGCTGGGGGTCGATATCGATGCGCTCGACATCGAGGACGGCACCATTTCAGGACCGGGCAATGTCAGAACCAGCTATTGGGAACTTGCCGAGGAAGTCTCGCTCGATCGCGATGCCACGCCCGGAGCAACGCCAAAGATCGCATCGCGCCGGGCGTTGGCTGGGAATTCAATTCAGCGGATCGACATTCCGGACAAGGTTTTGGGCCGGCCGCGATTCATCCACGATCATGCATTGGCGGGAATGCTGCATGGCCGCGTGCTACGGCCGGAGAACACGCGCGCGAAACTTACCGAATTGAAGGAAGATGGCGCTCGCACGGTGGCCGGTCTTGTTGCAGTCGTGCGCGACGGCAGTTTTGCCGGCGTCGTCAGCGAGACCGAACATGGCGCGGAGGCGGCTCTCGACGCCTTGTGCAAAGGCGCGTCCTGGTCCGACGGCGAGCCCCTGCCCGACGAAAACGATCTGGCCTCATTCCTGAAAGCTCAGCCATCGGAATCGACGACAATCAGCAAGAAAACGGCTGCGTCGCCCGGCACGGCAGCGCGGACTGTCAGGCGGCAATATACCCGCCCTTACATTGCGCACGCGTCGATCGCCCCATCCTGCGCAATGGCGCAGTGGAGCAGCGACCGCGTTCGTGTCTGGACCCACAGCCAGGGCGTCTATCTCCTGCGCGCCGATCTGGCGCTGGTTCTCAAGCTGCCCGTCGAAAACATCACGGTCGAGCATATGGAGGGCGCCGGTTGCTACGGCCACAATGCCGCCGACGATGTCGCACTCGATGCCGTGCTGCTCGCCAGAAGCGCCGGCGGCCGACCGGTGCGCGTACAGTGGTCGCGCCACGGCGAAATGTCGGACGCACCTTTTGGCGCCGCGATGGCGATCGAGATCGAGGCCGATCTTGACGCGCAGGGTGAAATCATCGACTGGCGGCACTCGATCTGGGGCAACGGTCACGTGGCGCGGCCGGGACGCGCGGCGCTTCCCGCGCTGTTGGCGGGATTCGAACTGGCGGACCCGTTTCCGCGCATGGTCTCGACCAATCCGCCGCAGGCAAACGGCGGTGGCAGCGATCGCAACTCGGTCCCGCTCTATGATTTTCCATCCTGGCGTATCGAGAGCTATCGTCTGGCGACCATGCCGATCCGCACCTCGGCGCTGCGAACGCTCGGCGCGCAGGGCAACGTGTTTGCGATTGAATCCATCCTCGATGAAATCGCCGCCGAGCGCGGCGAGGATCCGGTCGCGTTCAGGCTGCGTTACTTGCGGGATGAGTGGGCCAAGGATGTCATCCGCGCCGTTGCCGCTCGCGCCAAATGGAAGCCCGAGAAGCAACCGGGCATCGGTCACGGCGTGGCCTTTGCCCGCTACAAGAACACCGGCGCCTATTGCGCCGCGATCGCCGAGATCGAGGGCGCCGAGGAGATCTGTGTCAGGAAATTGACACTGGCCGTCGATGTCGGCGAAGCGATCAATCCCGACGGCGTCATCAACCAGATCGAGGGCGGCGCCATTCAAGCCACGAGCTGGGTGCTGAAGGAACGCGTCCGCTTCGACCGCCAACGCATCACCAGCACGAGCTGGACGGAATATCCGATCCTGCGCTTCAGCGAAGTGCCCGATGTCGAGGTTGAGGTAATCCAGCGGCCTGATATCGACCCGGTCGGCGCCGGCGAGGCTGCCCATGGACCGGTTACATCAGCCATCGCCAACGCGGTGTTCGACGCGCTCGGCGTGCGGGTGCGTGATCTGCCGATTACGCGTGACAGAATCATTGCCGCGATGGAATTGACCTCGTGA
- a CDS encoding Bug family tripartite tricarboxylate transporter substrate binding protein: MRLRTALALAAIVAAPSLLAAPGLAQDYPSRPVKVIVPFGAGGPADVTARQIGNILQESFGQAFVIENRTGAGGVIGTQEAVKSPPDGYTLLMMSNTQTANESLVPQRKYELMRDLAPIAPVNYSDLVIVVHPSVQAKTLQEFIALAKSQPGKLNYASSGQGTPYHMAGELFKAMAGIDLVHVPYRNSGEARSGVIGGQVQMMIDAVPAMAPNVAENQVRALATTGKARSTVLPNAPTVIEAGIPGYEATIWLGLMAPAGTPKLIIDKINAAVNAVVKRPDVVKLWTQQGAVPMSMTPDEFDKFLRGDIVKWAEVVKKFDKPPQ, from the coding sequence ATGCGCTTGAGAACGGCGCTCGCGCTGGCAGCAATTGTTGCGGCGCCATCTCTTCTGGCTGCGCCCGGCCTGGCGCAGGACTATCCGTCACGACCGGTGAAGGTGATTGTTCCCTTCGGCGCCGGCGGTCCTGCCGACGTCACCGCCCGCCAGATTGGCAACATTCTGCAGGAAAGTTTCGGCCAGGCCTTCGTGATCGAAAACCGCACCGGCGCCGGCGGCGTCATCGGCACGCAGGAAGCCGTCAAGTCGCCGCCGGATGGTTACACGCTGCTGATGATGTCGAACACCCAGACCGCGAATGAATCCCTGGTTCCACAGCGCAAATACGAGTTGATGCGCGATCTCGCGCCGATCGCGCCGGTCAATTACTCCGACCTCGTCATCGTGGTTCATCCCTCGGTGCAGGCGAAAACGCTGCAGGAATTCATCGCGCTGGCCAAATCGCAGCCCGGGAAACTGAACTACGCCTCGTCAGGTCAGGGCACGCCGTACCACATGGCGGGCGAGCTGTTCAAAGCCATGGCCGGCATCGATCTCGTGCACGTGCCCTATCGCAATAGCGGCGAAGCGCGCAGCGGCGTGATTGGAGGCCAGGTGCAGATGATGATCGACGCGGTTCCGGCAATGGCACCCAACGTCGCCGAAAATCAGGTGCGCGCACTGGCCACGACAGGCAAGGCGCGGTCGACCGTCCTGCCCAATGCACCGACGGTGATCGAGGCCGGTATTCCCGGCTATGAGGCCACGATCTGGCTCGGCTTGATGGCGCCCGCGGGCACGCCAAAGCTGATCATCGACAAAATCAATGCGGCCGTGAACGCAGTTGTGAAACGGCCCGACGTGGTCAAGCTCTGGACCCAGCAAGGCGCCGTTCCGATGTCGATGACGCCGGATGAATTCGACAAATTCCTGCGCGGCGATATTGTGAAATGGGCGGAAGTGGTCAAGAAATTCGACAAGCCGCCGCAATAA
- a CDS encoding GntR family transcriptional regulator, with protein MAAGTRRSGRPRAATAASKIYSDLRAELVSLQRRPGEAISEAQIALAYGVSRTPVREAILKLSDEGLLEIYPQSGIFVSRIPVAALPEAIIIRKALEETTARLAAERATSSQILALQSILERQREASAAGDSDTFHQADEMFHATVADVAGYPGIWKYIQQVKVHVDRYRRLTLPQYGRIAKVIVEHQAVLTAIEAHDAEGARRAMEIHLESLLENISATQHINPEYFDERP; from the coding sequence ATGGCCGCCGGCACGCGCCGCAGCGGCAGGCCGCGCGCGGCAACGGCGGCGTCGAAGATCTATTCCGATCTTCGGGCCGAACTGGTGTCGCTGCAGCGCCGGCCCGGCGAGGCCATCTCGGAAGCGCAGATCGCGCTCGCCTACGGGGTGAGCCGCACCCCCGTTCGCGAGGCGATCCTCAAATTATCGGATGAAGGCCTGCTGGAGATCTATCCGCAGTCCGGCATCTTCGTCTCGCGCATCCCGGTCGCCGCACTCCCCGAGGCCATCATCATACGCAAAGCGCTGGAGGAAACCACCGCGCGGCTCGCCGCAGAACGCGCGACGTCGAGCCAGATTCTTGCGCTGCAGTCGATCCTGGAACGGCAGCGCGAGGCCAGCGCCGCCGGAGACAGCGATACGTTTCATCAGGCCGACGAAATGTTTCATGCTACAGTCGCCGATGTCGCCGGCTATCCTGGAATCTGGAAATATATCCAGCAGGTGAAGGTCCACGTCGATCGCTATCGGCGGCTAACCCTGCCCCAGTACGGGCGGATCGCAAAAGTGATCGTCGAACACCAGGCCGTCCTCACCGCGATCGAGGCGCATGACGCAGAGGGCGCAAGGCGGGCGATGGAAATCCACCTCGAAAGCCTTCTCGAGAACATCTCAGCTACTCAACATATCAATCCGGAGTACTTCGACGAGCGACCTTAG
- a CDS encoding xanthine dehydrogenase family protein molybdopterin-binding subunit, producing MRPSRREFLNWVSAGGIALSLSRLGSAEAAGLPPRASLPGRANWNPAADGAGRVDGVAKVTGAKLYVSDFRAADLPGWPKNTSRAMLIRAPDATHVYIGMDLARLSGALKPSAVVTSADLDRIGTRVPGFYTGDLFCPLGKTPLYLGQPVALLVFETFDAFDQARLALRDGTFVRFGEETGPVTMPAYGAFRFTRVAGATPDAPDVYSPIQAGWVSPGRSQNSPLPIWSPAAKDTEASYAKAAIHGEQIRAELAAKNPNLLVLDREFETQSVDPMFLEPESGLAWYDRKDGSLELVLGVQSPYEAADSIAHLLGEARAPFKPARINTQFTHMGGGFGGRDHTPFVLYVALAAMFVPGHPVRLAHDRYQQFQGGIKRHAFKMRSRIGVDRSTGKIQAFAADHVLDGGGLANFSPNVATVGATAAIGIYDVPKVDVTTVALHSRGVTAGSMRGYGTLQTMTALEVLVDEVATALPLDPIEFRRRNALAPKGRTMTGNPYSVSVRTSEILDKLEKHPIWQQRAQQKSAAPQGVLVGTGVACVTKDYGTGADCSLGRVELSADGKITIYCDHTEMGNGIGTALANRVALHLGAVADEVSVARVDTYDALGLVTSGDSYTMDQKTQDAAEKNPRWVPAISSATSASIGAHVGTHSAAEAARVIFRFGLWPAALELWRIAPNDPRAKDFAKAQWKDGQLIVSGLAPLPLPALAARAHARNLVTGAVAHSFSRWAWSRARFPLFGEQYRAEIDALALRRGNGKFERINRVSVKFPPTDNNRIGTTYTSMCGTLVRIEIERATGALRIAKAYSVFECGKALVPEVVLGQAQGGFAMGVGYALLETLPPYEGGPGNGQWNLGQYLVARGSDLPLHDLEIEMLPPLTPDEPPKGMAEVVMVPVVPAILNAIFDATGRRFQSLPVTASLLKGVLA from the coding sequence ATGCGGCCTTCGCGGCGCGAGTTTCTGAATTGGGTGTCGGCGGGCGGCATCGCGCTCAGCCTGTCGCGTTTGGGGTCGGCGGAAGCCGCCGGCTTGCCGCCGCGCGCGTCCCTTCCGGGGCGGGCGAACTGGAACCCGGCGGCCGATGGCGCGGGCCGGGTCGATGGCGTGGCCAAGGTGACCGGCGCGAAGCTTTACGTATCCGATTTCCGCGCGGCAGACCTTCCGGGCTGGCCAAAAAATACCTCGCGCGCGATGCTGATCCGCGCGCCTGATGCCACACACGTCTACATTGGGATGGATCTCGCGCGGCTCAGCGGCGCCCTCAAGCCATCGGCGGTGGTGACATCAGCCGATCTCGACAGGATCGGCACGCGCGTTCCGGGATTCTACACCGGCGATCTGTTCTGCCCGCTCGGCAAGACACCGCTCTATTTGGGGCAGCCAGTCGCACTGTTGGTCTTCGAGACGTTCGACGCCTTCGATCAGGCGCGCCTCGCATTGCGCGATGGAACATTTGTGAGGTTCGGCGAGGAGACCGGCCCCGTTACGATGCCGGCCTATGGCGCGTTTCGGTTCACACGCGTCGCCGGTGCGACGCCGGACGCGCCCGACGTCTATTCGCCGATCCAGGCCGGTTGGGTCAGCCCCGGACGCTCCCAGAACTCGCCGCTGCCGATATGGTCGCCGGCCGCAAAGGACACCGAGGCTTCCTATGCCAAGGCCGCGATCCATGGCGAACAGATCCGCGCTGAACTCGCGGCCAAAAATCCGAATCTTTTGGTGCTCGATCGCGAGTTCGAGACGCAATCGGTCGATCCGATGTTTCTCGAACCGGAATCCGGTCTCGCCTGGTACGACAGGAAGGACGGCAGCCTCGAGCTGGTGCTGGGCGTGCAGTCGCCCTACGAGGCGGCAGACTCGATCGCACATCTGCTCGGCGAAGCCCGCGCTCCCTTCAAGCCGGCGCGGATCAATACCCAGTTCACCCATATGGGCGGCGGCTTCGGCGGACGCGATCACACGCCGTTTGTGCTGTATGTGGCGCTGGCGGCGATGTTCGTTCCCGGTCATCCGGTCCGGCTGGCGCATGATCGCTATCAGCAATTTCAGGGCGGCATCAAGCGTCATGCCTTCAAGATGCGTTCACGCATTGGCGTCGATCGCTCAACCGGCAAGATCCAGGCCTTTGCCGCGGACCATGTCCTTGACGGTGGTGGGCTGGCGAATTTTTCACCTAACGTAGCCACCGTCGGTGCGACCGCAGCAATTGGCATCTATGACGTTCCAAAGGTCGATGTGACTACGGTCGCGCTGCATTCGCGCGGCGTGACCGCGGGATCGATGCGCGGTTACGGCACGCTGCAGACGATGACCGCGCTCGAAGTGCTGGTTGATGAAGTCGCAACCGCTTTGCCGCTCGACCCGATCGAGTTCCGGCGGCGCAATGCGCTCGCGCCAAAGGGCCGGACCATGACCGGCAATCCCTACAGCGTTTCGGTCCGCACGTCGGAAATTCTCGACAAGCTCGAGAAGCATCCGATCTGGCAGCAGCGTGCGCAGCAGAAATCGGCTGCGCCGCAAGGAGTGCTCGTCGGCACCGGCGTTGCCTGCGTCACCAAGGACTATGGCACCGGCGCCGATTGTTCGCTGGGGCGTGTCGAACTATCTGCCGACGGCAAGATCACGATCTATTGCGATCATACCGAGATGGGCAACGGCATCGGTACCGCACTCGCGAACCGGGTCGCGCTCCACCTCGGCGCGGTCGCCGACGAAGTCTCGGTGGCGCGGGTCGATACCTATGACGCGCTCGGATTGGTCACGTCGGGCGATTCCTACACGATGGACCAGAAGACGCAGGACGCCGCGGAGAAAAATCCGCGCTGGGTGCCCGCCATCAGCTCGGCGACCAGCGCCTCGATTGGCGCGCATGTCGGCACGCACTCGGCTGCCGAAGCCGCGCGCGTCATCTTCCGTTTTGGGCTGTGGCCGGCGGCGCTGGAACTATGGCGCATCGCGCCGAACGATCCGCGCGCAAAGGATTTTGCGAAAGCGCAGTGGAAGGACGGCCAGCTCATCGTATCCGGTCTTGCGCCACTGCCGCTGCCGGCCCTCGCCGCAAGAGCGCATGCGCGCAATCTCGTAACCGGCGCCGTGGCCCACAGTTTTTCCCGCTGGGCATGGTCGCGCGCGCGTTTTCCCCTTTTTGGCGAACAGTATCGCGCCGAGATCGACGCGCTGGCCTTGCGCAGGGGCAACGGCAAGTTCGAGCGCATCAACCGCGTCAGCGTCAAATTTCCGCCGACCGACAACAACCGGATCGGCACGACCTATACGTCGATGTGCGGCACGCTGGTCCGCATCGAGATCGAGCGCGCCACCGGCGCTCTGCGTATCGCCAAGGCCTACAGCGTGTTCGAATGCGGCAAGGCGCTGGTGCCCGAGGTGGTGCTGGGCCAGGCGCAGGGTGGCTTTGCGATGGGTGTCGGCTATGCCTTGCTCGAGACGCTACCGCCTTATGAGGGGGGCCCGGGCAACGGGCAGTGGAATCTCGGGCAATACCTCGTCGCGCGCGGATCGGATCTGCCGCTGCACGACCTCGAAATCGAAATGCTGCCGCCGCTGACGCCGGACGAGCCACCAAAGGGCATGGCGGAAGTCGTCATGGTTCCGGTGGTGCCCGCCATCCTGAATGCGATTTTCGACGCAACCGGCCGCCGGTTTCAGTCGCTGCCGGTGACGGCAAGCCTGCTCAAGGGAGTTTTGGCGTGA
- a CDS encoding molybdate ABC transporter substrate-binding protein gives MSTLNILSGGAAQGLVGSLTSAFKGLTGFDIAGEFGAVGAMADKLRKGTPADVVILTAALVAKLAEEKLVVAGSMADVGLVETALAFRTGDPQTTVRDAADLREALLASDAIFVPDTRASTAGIHVANVLQQLGVADEVSARLRIFPNGATAMRELAASEARRPIGCTQSTEIISTKGVTLSGSLPSGCELATMYTAGITTAAAHPQRAQDLIGLLTGAGQHEQRKRAGFIGGRDQVPA, from the coding sequence GTGAGCACCCTGAACATCCTGAGTGGCGGTGCGGCACAGGGCCTGGTCGGAAGCCTGACGTCGGCCTTCAAGGGCCTGACCGGATTCGATATTGCCGGCGAATTTGGCGCGGTCGGCGCCATGGCCGACAAATTGCGCAAGGGCACGCCGGCAGACGTCGTCATCCTGACCGCGGCCCTCGTCGCCAAACTGGCTGAGGAGAAGCTGGTGGTTGCCGGTTCGATGGCTGATGTCGGCCTGGTCGAGACCGCCCTCGCCTTTCGCACCGGCGATCCCCAGACCACCGTCAGGGATGCCGCTGATTTGCGCGAGGCCTTGCTGGCGTCCGACGCGATCTTCGTGCCGGATACCAGGGCCTCCACAGCCGGAATTCACGTGGCTAATGTCCTTCAGCAGCTCGGCGTCGCCGATGAGGTTTCCGCTCGCCTCAGGATTTTCCCGAATGGCGCAACCGCGATGCGCGAGCTGGCGGCGTCCGAGGCGCGACGTCCGATCGGGTGCACGCAATCGACCGAGATCATCAGCACCAAGGGCGTAACCTTGTCCGGTTCGCTGCCATCGGGCTGCGAACTTGCAACGATGTACACGGCGGGCATCACGACCGCCGCCGCCCACCCGCAACGAGCGCAGGACCTGATCGGCTTGTTGACCGGCGCCGGACAACATGAACAGCGGAAACGCGCCGGCTTCATCGGCGGCCGGGACCAGGTGCCAGCGTAG
- a CDS encoding (2Fe-2S)-binding protein, protein MTRLSLTINGRAYGPVEVRDELSMNDFLREYLGMTGTKFGCGAAQCLSCAVIVDDPGGTSHTSPTCIVSAASFDGKTIRTVEGHAKGDELTALQKAFIRHFAFQCGYCTAGFLNEGQVLLERLAKAPVKRADLESTIADALDGHICRCTGYIKYHEAVRDVILADSKRYLAASQ, encoded by the coding sequence GTGACCAGATTGAGCCTCACGATCAACGGCCGGGCGTACGGACCGGTTGAGGTGCGCGACGAACTCTCGATGAACGATTTCCTGCGCGAGTATCTCGGCATGACCGGCACCAAGTTCGGCTGCGGTGCCGCACAGTGCCTGAGTTGCGCGGTTATCGTCGATGATCCCGGTGGCACAAGTCATACGAGCCCGACCTGTATCGTCTCGGCGGCAAGCTTCGACGGCAAGACTATTCGCACCGTCGAAGGACATGCGAAGGGCGACGAACTAACCGCGCTGCAAAAGGCTTTCATCCGGCACTTCGCCTTCCAGTGCGGCTATTGCACCGCGGGCTTCCTCAACGAGGGTCAGGTGCTACTGGAGCGTCTGGCCAAGGCGCCCGTGAAGCGCGCTGATCTCGAAAGCACTATCGCTGATGCGCTCGATGGCCATATCTGCCGCTGCACCGGCTACATCAAATACCACGAGGCCGTGCGGGATGTGATCCTGGCGGATTCCAAACGCTATCTCGCGGCCAGCCAGTGA
- a CDS encoding (2Fe-2S)-binding protein, which translates to MPNVRFRLNGAEMEIDADPDRALLDILRGQIGMTGPHFGCGAGECGACNVIIGDRAVSACDTPLWSVADKDVTTIEGLGTIEQPHPLQRAFIAEQALQCGYCVSGILMSAAALLKRNPSPTSREVKEALDRNLCRCGSHNRMVRAVLRAAEEMAAG; encoded by the coding sequence ATGCCGAACGTTCGATTTCGCCTCAACGGCGCCGAGATGGAAATAGACGCCGATCCCGACCGGGCATTGCTGGATATCTTGCGCGGGCAAATCGGCATGACCGGACCGCATTTTGGCTGCGGCGCCGGCGAGTGTGGCGCCTGCAATGTCATCATTGGCGATCGTGCGGTATCCGCCTGCGATACGCCGCTGTGGTCCGTGGCCGACAAGGATGTAACCACCATAGAAGGGCTGGGAACGATCGAGCAGCCACATCCGCTGCAGCGCGCCTTCATCGCCGAGCAGGCGCTGCAATGCGGCTATTGCGTCTCCGGCATCCTGATGAGCGCGGCGGCACTGTTGAAGCGAAATCCGTCACCGACGAGCCGGGAGGTGAAGGAAGCGCTCGACCGCAATCTCTGCCGCTGCGGTTCGCATAATCGCATGGTGCGGGCGGTGCTGCGCGCGGCGGAAGAAATGGCGGCAGGATGA
- a CDS encoding TRAP transporter substrate-binding protein: MKRRDFIKLSAGLGATMAATTPLSSAFAQTKIVLKASDVHPLGYPTVEAVVRMGKKLEAATNGRLTIQMFPSMQLGGEKEMIEQAQLGALQIARISVGAVGPVVDDVNVFNMPFVFRNSKHMEKVIDGEIGDELLAKISSAEKTGLIALCWMNAGSRNVYNNKRPIRTIADLKGLKVRMMGNPLFVDTMNALGGNGVALGFDQVFSSMQTGVVDGAENNPPSFIAQNHYQVAKYFTMTEHLIIPELLVFSRISWQKLSPEDQALIKKLSKEAQAEQRVLWYEAENAAIEKMKASGTEIITDIDKKPFQDAVKPVWDKYGAKYAAMVKRIEAVN; this comes from the coding sequence ATGAAACGCCGCGACTTCATCAAGCTGAGTGCAGGGCTCGGAGCCACGATGGCGGCCACAACGCCGCTGTCATCCGCATTTGCTCAAACGAAGATAGTGCTGAAGGCATCGGACGTTCATCCGCTGGGCTATCCGACGGTCGAAGCCGTCGTCCGGATGGGCAAGAAGCTGGAAGCCGCCACCAACGGCCGGCTGACGATCCAGATGTTCCCCTCGATGCAGTTGGGCGGCGAAAAGGAAATGATCGAGCAGGCGCAGCTCGGCGCGCTGCAGATCGCCCGCATTTCGGTCGGCGCCGTCGGCCCCGTTGTGGACGACGTCAATGTCTTCAACATGCCGTTCGTCTTCCGCAACTCCAAGCACATGGAGAAGGTGATCGACGGCGAGATCGGCGACGAATTGCTGGCGAAGATTTCCTCGGCCGAAAAGACCGGCCTGATCGCGCTGTGCTGGATGAACGCCGGCTCGCGCAACGTCTACAACAACAAGCGGCCGATCCGGACCATTGCCGACCTCAAGGGCCTCAAGGTCCGCATGATGGGCAATCCGCTCTTCGTCGACACCATGAATGCGCTGGGTGGCAACGGCGTCGCGCTGGGCTTCGATCAGGTTTTCAGCTCGATGCAGACAGGCGTGGTCGACGGCGCAGAGAACAATCCGCCATCGTTCATAGCGCAGAACCACTATCAAGTAGCCAAATATTTCACGATGACCGAGCACCTGATCATTCCGGAGCTTTTGGTCTTCTCACGAATCTCCTGGCAGAAGCTGTCGCCGGAAGATCAAGCGCTGATCAAGAAACTTTCGAAGGAAGCGCAGGCCGAGCAGCGCGTGCTCTGGTATGAAGCGGAGAACGCGGCCATCGAAAAAATGAAGGCGTCCGGAACCGAAATCATCACCGACATCGACAAGAAGCCATTCCAGGATGCCGTCAAACCGGTCTGGGACAAGTACGGCGCGAAATACGCTGCGATGGTCAAGCGCATCGAGGCGGTGAACTAG